The sequence below is a genomic window from Lysobacter stagni.
CGAAAGCCGACATTGCCAGCCGTCGGCGCCTCAGTTCTGCCGAACGTCCGCTATCGGCCATAAGCGGACGCTCGAAGCTATAGGAGCTCTTTCCATGCCAAAACATCGAGCGCTGTGTTCGATGACAACCATTGATGCAGATCCTTCGCGTCCTTCTCGCTATCCATACAAACAGTCTCCAACATGATCGAAGGCTGGCCGGGGTCGCCCACCACATGCGTCACTTTCAGGCGGCTATTGAAATCATCGCGCAAGCCGGCCAAAGCGCGCTTCATATCGCGGACATACTCCGGTCGAATGCGATCTGCTAGGTGAGAAGGAAGAACCTTGCCTTCGCCGAGGAAGGCAATCTCTTCTCCCGCTGAAGGCATACGTTCAATCTCGATATGGCCTTGGACTCGCCCGTAGGCATCCATCCCGTAAATGACAACATCGAAGTCAATAAGGAGCTTCATCGAGATGCATCTAATGTCCGCTATGGGTCGAAAGCGGACATTAGATGCCAGCCAACGGGGCTGCAACTACCAATCGGTCAGCGGGAGCCGGTCTCGATCATTCGGGCTCCAAGGTCGCCATAACCACTCACCTGTGGCGCGCTGATTGCTGCACTGGGTGAAGAAGCGGCCGCGTCCGCGGCCACAGCCGTAGGGGGGCTCGCCCCCTACACCCCCTGCCCCTCGTATCTCGCGCTCCAAAAGTTGGCGGCGCTGGGTGGCTTCGTCCAGGCGTCGCCGGCCCTGCACTTCGTCAAGGAACGGCTCGTACTGGCCGTCCTTCGCGATCATCCGGCAGCGGTTCGGTTCGATCATGTGCCCTGTGTCCTGTCCCGGCCATCGTGGCCGGAGGCCATGCAGAACACGCGAGTCGTCGACGAAGCAATCCCCACGTCCAGCGACACTAGGTTTTGGAGTCGGCTTGAAAGGATGGGCTTCGCTTTACCGTGCTCGTTGGCAACAATCATTCAGACGATCGTGCCTTTTGTTCCACTGCCCGGAACATGGTGTCGAGCATACGAATGTGCCAGCTTCCGATCGTACTGATTGGCCGCGTACCCAGGCCCGTTGTATGCGCGCGCGAAGCTCGCCCAGTCGTGCCGGCGCAATGGATCGAGGAATACCGCTCTGTCAACGAAACTGGCGAATGCGGCCAGCTGCGCATCGCCGCCTGCCATGTGCGCCTGCACGAAGCGCTCGACATCGGGAAAGCCGCACATCGCGTGGTTGAACCCCATCAACTGGAATGCCCCCCAGCTGGCGGACTTCAATGCAGCATCGCGATCGAGCGCAACAGCCGCTTCGAGCCGCTGCCATTCTCCCAGCGAAGAGCCGGCGTACTTCGACCGGTCCCAGCGCGCATAGCTCAACCGCGGAGCCGTCGTATCGAAGCGCCCTCCGGTCAGTCGATGAAACACGTGACCTTCGAAACGTACCTTAGGCTGCTGCGAGGGGGGCGGCAGGAAACCGGAGCCGCTGGACTCCACTTCGGCGACGGCGCGCAGGGCGGCCTCGTCCACGGCCAGACGCAGCGCACAGGCGCTCCATGCCTGCTCGGTGATCTCCCGGATCATTGCCGTCTCCTCGTCCGCGGCGCCGGTTCTCAGTTGAGCGTCAGCGTCAGATCGCTTGCATGTACGCCTTCGTTGCCGGAAGGGGCGACCGTCTTCGAGTTCGCTCCGCCGCCGCCCGTTCCACTGCTCCCGGCGGCACCGCCCGCAGTGCGGAACACGCCGCCGGCCTCGACGATCTCAGCGGTGCCCAGGCGCACCAGCGTGATCGCGGGCCCGCCGTTGCCGCCCGCGCCACCACCACCGCCACCGCCAGTGCCGCCCGATCCGCCCGATCCGCCGCGACCCGCGCTGCTGTCGTTGGTGCCGCAAAGCGTGCGCGACTGTCCGCCCTGCCCGCTCGCCGCATTCACTTCGCCTGCCGCGCCCACGTTGCCTTCGCCGCCCTTGCCGCCCCGTCCACCCGTGCCACCCAGCAGCGCGACATCCTGCACGGAGACTTTCGCCGCGTTGATCACCATCGCGAACGCGCCGCCTCCGAAGCCGCCGCTTTCGCCGCCGTTGCCACCGCAGCCGCCACGATTGCCGGCGTGTCCCGAGCCGCCCATCGCCGGGTATCCCACCAGGCACCAGCCGACGATGTTCCAGGAACCGCCCGGTCCGCCGCCGCCACCGCCGCCGCCCGCGCTTCCGGTGCCACCGTGCGGCGCCGACGCCGGACTGATCCATTGCAGATCCTGTCCGCGTCGGGAGAACGTGCCGTTGCCCGACGCCGCCGCCGCGGCCGGCGACCCTTCGATGCCCGCATCGCCGGTGCCCCCGGCATTGCCGTCGGACACGTTGTTCGCGCTGGGCCACATCGAACAGTTGCTGTTGCCACTGCCGCCGCCGCCACCGCCGTTCGCGGTGCGCCCGTTCAAGGTGAGCGACTGCCCCTGCGAGCCGTTGTGCTGCGCACAGACATCGTTGCCGTCCTTCGACTCGGCCCACCCGCCACCGCCACCCGCGCTGCAAAAGCCCTGGCCGGTCTGTCCGGTTTCGCCGTCGGCGCCGTTGCCCGCAACGCCGGCCTTGATCACCACGAACTTGAGCGTCGCGGGCACGCCGTCCACCACCAGGCCATAGGAGCTGCTCGCCGTCGTCTTGCTGCGATCCGGCCCGATGATCACCAGCTGCGACAACGAGACGCCCTTGTTGCGGATCGTCATCACGCGATCCGCGTCGGCACCGATGCAGGTGACCGTCTTCGTCGCACAGGGATCATCGCTGGCCTTGAGGACTTCGATCTGCTTGCTGGTGAGCAGCGTCTGCTGGGTGAACTTCGTGTCCCAGCCGCCTTCGATGGTCACGTTCTCCGGCGGCGCGAGCATTGCGCCGGTGAACCTGCCGGAGGAAACGCGCAACGTTCCGCCGCCTGTCGCGAGCGCGAGGCCGCGTGTCAACGTCGCGACTGCATGTCCGGCCGTGGTTCCGTCGGCCGTGTCGTTGCCTTGCGTGGAGACGTAGATGGTGGCGGCCTGCGCGCCCGTGGTCGCGACGGCGAGGCCGATCGCGATAGCGATTGCCACGGCGAGACGATCGACGAGCCGATCCGCTTCATGTGGAAATGAATACATGGTGCCCTCCTGACTGGGTCTGGATCGCAACGCGGACGTACTACTCGCTCTCGTCGTTCTCATTAATCGAATCTCTTTCCACCTTCAGGTCATTCTTTTCATTGCTGCTCTGCTGGAGATCTGCCTGGGCAATGCGCACTTCTTCCTCGAGTCTCGTCTTCTCCGCCTGCTTTTCTGCCTTCTTGAGCATCTCCTTCAGAGCTTCCACCTTCTTTTCTAAGCCCACAATCTGCTCGTCCATGCCGCTCATGGCGTTCTCAACCTTGTAAACGAATCCGGCGTTCGCCTTGATTTCCTTCGTCGCCGCGGCAATCTTCTTCAGATCTTTGCCGTAGGCTGACAGGCTATCGACCGACATCTTGCTCAGCTCGATGGTCTTGTCCGAACCTTCCTTCTTCGTCTCCCGGGCAACCTGCTTCTTGTAGATCACGATGCCCACCAGGATCGACCCGATCGCCGCCACCGCCGCCACCACGGTCGAAACCACGTTGGCCACTTCGGCGGCCTGCTTGTTCTCGGTATCCGGTTCGACGACGGTGAGCTGCGGGCTCGCAATCGCCGGTTTCATGACGCAACTGCGATCGCTCATCACCCGCACGATGGGCTGGAAGGTGCTACCCGGGTCGGTGCCGCTATCCACAGTGCCGCTCAACTTCAACGTCACGAGTCCAGGCTTCTGGATATCGAGCGATGGAGCTACCGGCGATTCGCTCCAGTTCAGCCCCCCGGGCTTGCTGTCCTGCAGGATCCGCCACGTGAAGGGTTGTTGCCCTCTCGTTGCGGTGATCGCCGCGGAGTACTGCTTTCCGCGCGCGGCGGGCATCCAGGTCCCACCGACGATCTCGAGCGCGTCACGGCTGTCCATTTCGATCGGAACGTGCAGCAGGAACGGAACCTCCACCTGCGTTCCCGTGCCGACCACGGTGAAGCTGCCGTCGCCATTGGGCGCGTACAGCGTGCGCGTGACCGTGAGCCGCTTGGCATCCGTCCTCGGCAGGGCGCTGACGTGGTAGCTCTTGTGTCCGACGACCTGCGTCTCGCCCGTCGTGCCACGCACCAGCGCCGATGCCTTGGTGAAGTCGCCGATGGCACTCATCACCGAGGTATCCGGCCCGTTGCCGCCCTCCCCGTCGTACGGACAGGTGGTATCGATCGGCTGCGCAAACGCGATGAGTCCCGGCTGGCGCGGGTCGTCGATCGCCAGATCCAGGCGCAACCCCGCCGGGTCGATGCCCGAGAACGCCGTCAGGCTCATGCGCACTTCGTAGAAGTCGGTTTCCACAAGGCCCGGCAGTTCGTATGCGCTCGCGTCGAGTACGCCGACACAGGCGTTGGCCAGTCCGAGCTGCGGAATGCCATCCGTGTCGAGTTGCTGGTACGACTTGAGCGTCGTCGCTTTCGGGTAGAAGCGCGTTTCGGTGGCCGGCGGCGTGTACGTGAACATCGCCACGCGACCGGTGGCATTGCCCTGCGCGTCGGTCTCGTCGACGCGGAATCCGGACACGGTCTGTGCACCGGCGCCCGCACCCAGCTTGATCGAGTCGCCAGCGAACAGGTCGGCCGGCGTCTTGCGTCCGGCATCACTGGCGGCC
It includes:
- a CDS encoding N-acetylmuramidase family protein — encoded protein: MIREITEQAWSACALRLAVDEAALRAVAEVESSGSGFLPPPSQQPKVRFEGHVFHRLTGGRFDTTAPRLSYARWDRSKYAGSSLGEWQRLEAAVALDRDAALKSASWGAFQLMGFNHAMCGFPDVERFVQAHMAGGDAQLAAFASFVDRAVFLDPLRRHDWASFARAYNGPGYAANQYDRKLAHSYARHHVPGSGTKGTIV